In the Populus trichocarpa isolate Nisqually-1 chromosome 1, P.trichocarpa_v4.1, whole genome shotgun sequence genome, CCATAGAAGGAAGCTCTGGTTGTGCAGGCTATGTGGAGGCGGGTTGTTGTAGGAGCCGgaggccattttttttttcctgtgaacATGGATGATGTATTGCAATGGTTCTGGTATTAGCATCTGATAGTCGGTGGAATTATTGATTATTAGCATCTGGTATTAGCATCTGATAGTCGGTGGTATTAGCATCTGATAGTCGGTGGTATTAGCATCTAATAGTTCTCGTAGACAGAAAAAGGAAGGGACTTATTGATTATTCAAGGAATTGTCATCTGATAGTCGGTGGGAACAAAAAGGTTGGCTCTCAAAATGGTGATGTTGCTATCAATGATGGCAGAGGGCATGCAAGCTGTTGCAGGTAGGTGTGAGCTGTTGTTTCTGTggtttgtttttggtttgtGGTGTGGTGTTCTGATTGTAATCTTTCTATACAGTGAAGGGAGTTATTTGAGAGGAGACTGTAGAAAAAACAGTCTAAATGATGTTCATCTTTGACTTCCAGCATCTAACTTTAAACCCCAGCTCTCTTGCCACTATAACTTGGACACTTGTATTGCTTGATGTGCTTAGCTTTGGCAGGTGTAATCTTGACGCAttaactttaaataatttttttaattttccggttgatccgggttgacccataaaacccgggacccggctccTTGACCGGGTTAACCTCCGAaccgggtttgataactatgctaCAACTTGAACTTTGTAACATGCAAACATTTTAcatcctaaaaaaatcaacaaaatatatctgattatttaaaatattatcattaatttctatttaaaaactaaagtacttttatattaaatattataacttttcctttaaattaaaaaaagctcTAGCCATCACCCATAaccttttctccttcttttctcttgtaTTGCTTTGAATCTTTCTAGGAATATATTTTAGTGTTAAGTTTCGATTTCAATTTGAAATCTTAAATTTTCTTCAAGAATCAAAGTTTCCCAAGAAATTGATTTCTAACAAAGATTGACTATCAAGAAGAAACTAGATCTTAAACTTTTCATAGACACAATAATATAATCCATCATTGCTACACATTCATTATGCAAAAAAATGAGTAAGATGGTAACTTTTTTTGTCCATACATCAATCGTGTACAAAGTTTAGGTGAGAATtgcattttataatataaaattcccTCAGGCCTCATATTCATATTAGCATGACAGAAACATATATGATCAAAACCACTCAAGATGGTGACTTGTTTGTCCTTATAACTAAAGAACCACCAAAACTATTCACAAGAGTATTATATATCACCTATTTGACAATAACCATTCACAAAAGTATTATATATCACCATATTTGGAATAAATCCCTGTTCCACGAGGGACACCATAACCTCCTTTACCtttttaactttctttctttatatattccATTCAACAAAACTAGCTGTGTGGTTATTAATCTTGACTCCTTTCCCAATAGCCTCCCGATAAAATTCCATAACAGTACATGCCCCATCATTAAACTTCagtaaaccataaaaaatatgctGTAATTAAACCCATTAGGCATAAAACCATTAACTTCCATCTCTTTCAACATCCTTCTCACCATGTCCATTCATCGTGCTTTACCTAGGCAATTAAGCAACGAGTTAAAAGTAATAATACTTGACTCTACCTTGTTTTATTCGTCTTTTATCTCACATCAAAAGCATCATTCACTTCCAAAATCCAAAACTGTAAATTTCCAAACAAAGCAGGCAAGTGTAAAATGGACTAAGCTATAAGATGctaggaataatttttttttcttttattaatgtatagagagagaaataatgTTTATTAGAAGGTGGAAAAATGACTTCTACTTTGGAGAATAACCATATAGGGTTTTTAGTGATTCgtaatactataaaaaaattaacaaatagtaatgaaaagGCCAATGGATAATATTCCATTGCTAATTTCCaatgaaaataacaacaaaGTATGTTTCATGGATATTTTTCTATGAATTATTGAtggagtataaaaaaaaatcattaaaaatgtCATCGACAATCTGTTAGAAAGCTGACATGTCATTATTTATCAATGTAATTGTGGATGGaattatttcattgaaaaatgTAAATAAGTTATAACTAATAGCCTTcccattccttttcttcttcctcttgcaaaaaaaaataaaataaaaataccagtagccttttattttcttataaatccaGCCACCCTAACCCATCAACGACAATATAAATCTATCAGTAATGTGTATATTCATTGTTGGATGTTTTTATGAAGTCTCaatacacaaaataaataaactcacCTCTTTTTATATCCCACTTATGTTTGAGGtcaatttattgaattgttttatagTATTTGTAGTTTGCTTGTATATTCaagtgtttttcaactttttcataaagaaatttattgtattaatgtatgatttgtatatTAAGGTTTGTTTGGAGATTTAGgggaaattaaatgttttttttttcatttgatgaaattgagtttgattttgtaacttatgtgtgttataattgaagaaatgatgagTTATTTTAATGGgtaccaataatattttatcaattttattgttaagttccTCCATGAAGATGTTGCAATgatatatctaattaaaaaaaaaaggtttgttgAGAAATACTTATATTGGGTTGCACATGGAGAAATACATGGGTTTGCAAATGATAGTAATTCTTATAGGAGTATGATGAtgaatgcaatgagaatgaatcatgATTATTCAAGTGAAGTCTTATGTAACATCCCTTTAAATGAAGAACCAAATATAAATGCAACtagatttttcaaacttttaaaagattttgatgaaccATTATAGGATGAGTGCATAACTCATAACAAATTATTGGTCATTGCACGAGTATTTACCATCAAGTCAGGTTATGAATTGAGAGAGGTTGATTATGATATCACTATTGAATGAGTTAAAAGCATGTTACTTAAAGACAATAGGCTGAAATATAacttttatattgtaaaatCCATGATCAAACCTTTTGAactaggataccaaaaaattaatatgtgtttaaatttttacatgttgTATTACGATGAATATACAGATTTTACATAGTGCAAAACTTGTTAGCATACTCCGTATAAACCTAATAGttgtagaagaaaaaaacttgtttcatataaaaaactaagataCTTTCCAATCATTTCTATGATGTAAAAGTTATCTATATCTCTAAATattgttgagcacatgacatgataTGATGAATGGAGTCATGATGCACCATTTCAATGATGAAACTTAGAATCATGATTCACCTTTCTAATGGTGAAGTTTGGAAACAGTTTAATAGGGTGCATCCTTAGTTTTCAATGGAACCACAAAACGTACATTTTGACTTATGTACATATGAATTTAATCCATTTGGATCTTTTGTTGCACCCTATTTTTGTTGACCGGTCATAATAACAGTTTACAACTTGCCTCCAATGACGTGTATGAAGTCGAAACATGTTCTTGTATATGGTCATACCTGGTCCTTACAATCTATGTAGGAatatatgtgtttgtttttaaccgttgattaatgagttgaatAAGTTATGGTCAATCAAGGATTTGGCATATGATGTCtcaagaagaataaaatttttagatgaaGACAATATTGATAtgaattatatatgatttttctatgtATGAGATGATTTCACATTGGAGCTCACATGGAAAATTAGTTTGTCCacactgtataaaaaataataaggccTTTACCTTAATAAATGGtggtaaagttttttctattatcaCTGGAGGTTCTTTCCAAGTCATCATCGAtacataaacaatataaaagacTTCTTGAAATGTATAGCTGAAAAGGATGTTGAATAGTTGATATTGTcgggtgaagaattgtatgatgtagttttacaatataaaagcattatatttggtttttattttggtaagaagaagtttcatgttttttatgtgACCTATCGGGTAAAGCAGAGTATATTCTGGGATCttcttattggaagactaatgttatttatatagtttGGATGTCATGTATATTGAGAAGAAtatatttgacaatatttttaacacaatcATGAatgtgaaaaggaaaaacaaataaaaatatgaatgctATTATATATCTAGCTTTGGAATATGGAATTTCTTGATAATGGATTATGTGTCACAAAGCCAAAAGCCATATTCACCTTAGATAAAAAtacatagttttttctttacaaatgaCTGAAGAGTCTGCGACTGCTGATGAATATGCTTCAGGAATTATCTAGATTgatgaatttagaaaaatacaaattgtATGAAATAAAgagtaatgaattttttaatgatggATTATGTGTCACAAAGCGAAAAGCCATATTCACAtcagataaaaaatacatagtttcttctttacaaatGATTGAAGAGTCTAAGATTTGCTGATGAATATGCTTTAGGAATTATATAGATTGATGAATTTAGAAGAATACAAATTGTATGAAATAAAGAGTCATGActatcatatatttatacaaACATTCATTCAAATTGCTTATAGGGATTTATTTCTATAACAAATATGAGATGCATGCACTGACATAGATTAGTTAGTTTTTTAGAGATATTTGTTTGAGCAATTCGCATACTCAAccattttctcttatatttttatatagactcaattcaataatttgtttAGGAAACACCATCAATTATTGTTATTCCAAAATCCAAATGCTaccaaatctcaaattttccaattataagatgaaaaatttgccatatggtttaaaacatatataagtaTTTAATAATTCATAACTCCTAAGAATAGATTtacttatgttttttctttgactgtTAATGATTGTTAACATTAACTAAGCTTTCAACATAGGAGACAATGCTAGTAGATTGAAATTTCAATCATCAGGTCCTAAAAAAAAGGTCCATTGTTTTAATGAGTATTTCATCCATGAACATGTCTTTCATATTGAAGAGTATGATGAGGGTAGAAAGACATATAATAGTGGAGTTTGTGTAAATGGTTCAATTTTCAACGAGTTTAaagttgattattataaaaagttataaGAGGTTATTAGATTGTGATATAATAGTTTGCAAGATACAttggttttattcaaatattattgatatgaTACTGATAAAGGAATTAGAGTAAATCCATACCATGGTATGGTCGAAATACATAAAAGAGATAGATTTCGtaacatcaataatatttttgttttttccaaacaCTGCCAACAAGTGTTTTATAAATACACTCCTTTTTAAAAAGGATCATAATAGAGTTGATTGATTATCTGTTGTGAAAACTAAACCTAAATTGTGTCCAAGTTGTAGTTATTGAATATGATAATGATGAAGTAAATGAGGGAGATGATGTATTTCAAATGGACGTGCTAGTTTATTCATATCGACTTACTCTATCTGTTGagttagaaaatttaaattttcatgttatttagaatatttatattttaatcggTAAATCTTTCGATGATGTAAATTACTGATAGAATAGAGTTTACACATCAATAGaatattttataagtattttttaattttttttagtgcaagcataataaagatttatttcaaaatttacaaGATATACATGAATATGCTTAAGAATCACATAACTCTACCTATAGTTGCAAAGTCATCTTGTTcttgtgctttaaaaaatatatttatataaatcacATATCCATCAATCAACTTATTCAAAAAAACCTAttggaaacaaagaaaaaaagtgcagcaaaaagataaagaaagagaaagaatccCTTTCGAGGCCTTTAAACAAACATTTAAAGTGCAAGAAAGGGAACAAAACATTGGAAACTTATCAAAAGCTTAAACCATCATAATAATCCACATTAAACCCTACAAATAGATATCACAAAATGCTCAGAACATGCAAGAAATGGAAAAATTCTAAGCAAGTTTTTTCAcaatccaaggaaaaaaaacatcatgaacaAATAAGAAAGGAGGGAGGGAAAATGACGAGGGAGGAgtgtagaagaaaaaaacaagggaaatgaagaggagagagggaaaatgagaaaaatagaaaaagaagaaaatgacgaGGGAGGAgtgtagataaaaaaaaggaaatgaaaatatCGGTTTGGTGGCGATacgaagaagagaaagaatagtaaaggagaaaaaacataTCGTAACATCAAGAATTCTCTTATCTAACACAAAGAAAAGCTcaagtgaaagaaaaataagtataaaaaaaacaacacaactACTATGCaacatgtataaaaaacaaaatactatgtTGAAACAACTACTACAATACCATCGTAATATCAAGAATGTCTattatgttttagtttatttgttaatgttaattttaaaaaattaaaaaacacatttaaaattaCAAGCACCAAAAAATTACTAACAAGATGACTATAAGAAAAACATAGTTGGATTTAATTCTCTAGATAGTGTTATAAAACCCAACTCGACTAGGTAGATAGACTCAATGATCCATTAACTTGGACCCTGGACTAGACCGTGTTTTTTTGAATCGTTTATGTAGTTAACCTGATCAAACCTAGATGACCTTGTTGGTCAACTCGTGGCATGAATGATTTCTCAAAACTTTGGTGAGAtcctattaaatttttttttaaataacactgttttaggtatttttcatttaaaacatTGCTATTTtagacaaaatatatatatatatatatatatatatatatatatatatatatatatatatatatatatatatatataaaacaatagaCTCGAGTAACTCGCTAACTTGCTGATTGACCCAAATCTCTTAACTATGCCTTGTATCaggcattcaaagaacaagcgCACAAAAGCCATTAACATTAGAGAGATGTTAAAATGGGGAGACCTTCATGCAAGTGCTCACACAAATGTAGTACCATGTGAATGTATGACGGAAGCAGCAGCTTTCACAGCAGAAAGTTCAAAGGATTGGCGTGGTGCCGGAAAAGAACTGCATCTATAAAGCATTTCTTTTGTATAACACACATAAAGTAAAAATGAGAAGACACAGGTTGCGTAGAAAAATGTTAAATCAATCTGAATTTGTGGCAAATTCTCTTAGCACAACAAATTGCTTAAACGTGCATCATATACATAACAATCCACTCTTAAGATTTGCATGGAAACTAACAATTAGCAAGACATGTCAAAGGAAGAATCACCCTAACATATAGCAGGCTATAAATAGTAACAGCTGCTTTCCCAGTTAGCTAGTTGAGCTCTCTAAATGGTGATCTATCCTCAATAACAGACTGAAATCTCTTTGTTGTAGGTGAAGGACACGTATTGACATTCTCTTTTACAGACTTGAAAAGCTCACTATCACACTTCAAGATGGGACCGGATCCACTATTGTCAAATGACTGCATCATGCTTTCCAAGGTTCCCAAGGTTCCCATCAATTGCATGTCTTCATCGGAGAACTGGTTAATTCTCTCAACAAGTTCCGTGAGCAAGCCAAACAAATTGTCCCTTTCTGATGACAACTTCATGACATTTCCAGCTAAACTTCTGTTCCCATTTTTGAGGTCATCAACTGAGGCTTCTGATGTTCTCAGCTGTGTCTCCATTAGactcttcaatttcttcatttccAACTGATTTGCTTCTAGTTCAGCTTCAATTTCCAGTGCCTTCTTTTTCGAACCCGAGAGTGATTTTTGCTGTAATTCCAGTTCCTTTCGTATAGAAAAGATGTCATCCTCCAGCTCtattatcatcatcttcttctcttcaaTTTCCAGTTGGGCCAGAATCTCAGCTGAAGCAATCTTTTCCCAAGCCTCGTGGAGCAAATGAATCTCAGCCTGCTTCTCAGCAAGCTCCAGAGAGAAAGAGGTCAGCGAGCCATTAAATTTTTGTTCCATCGACTTCACAAGCTGCAAGAGGTCATCTATTCTTTGATCTTTCTCCTCCACAAGCTGGATAATTTGTTCTTTTTCGTGGTCAAATTTTCTTTCTGCCTCTATTTGTGTCAACATTGCACCTTCAAGTTCTCTTCTCAATGATTCTTGCTCCAGCCACCCAACCTCTTTCTGCAGATCATCAATCAATTTGTCCTTCTCTTTCATGGTTTGTAGAAAACCTTCTCTCTCTGACTCAAAGGACATTACTGTCTCCATTGCAGAAGTGGCAGCTGACTCTCTTGTTTTAAGTTCTTTCCCAAAGAATTCAATCTGCTGCTGCAGGTTATCTATTTTACCGTCCCTTACTTGTAACATTTGGGCGAGACCATCTTTCTCCTGCTTGATAGTATGCTCGACTTCTGCTTGTGAAAGAAGAGAAGCTTCTATGTCTTTGCGCAACAACTGGCTTTCTTCAAGATCATCTTTTAATCGATGAGCAATCGATTTCCATATCCACAATTCAAATTCCACAGCATGTCCTTCACAAATTTTAGCTGCAAAATCAGATTTCAATCTGTGTAACTCATCACTTACTTCTCGAAGTTTCTCTTTCAAGTCGTTTTCCTTCTGGAAAGCTTGCTTTTCCAAGCTATGTTGGCACCTGGATGCCTTCTCAAGCATTTCCTTGTATTTCTTGAGTTCTTTTTGCATCAGGAGATGTTGCTCTTCAATAAGATCTAGAGACTGAACTCTTCTCGCCAAAGATGCCGCGTTCTTGTTTTCTTTAGCTAATTCAGCCTTTGCAGTCTCTAATTCATCACAAACTTCTCTTAGTTTCTCCTTTAAGTCAGTTTCCACATCCAAAGCTTTCATTTCTATGAGAAGCTGCTTCCTAGATGATTCTTCGACCATTTCCTTATACCTCTCAAGCTCTTTCTGCATCAGGAGTTGTTGCTCTTCAACAAGATCGAAGTGCTCAGCCCTCCTAGATAAACATTCCACCTTCTCACGATGTTCCACCAATTCTGAACTGGCCATGTCGAATTTGTCGCAAACttctctaaatttatttttcaactcgtTTTCAATCTGGGAAGCTTGCTCTTCTAGGCAACTTTGACGCCTAGATGACTCCTCAAGCACTTCCTTGCACTTCTCCAACTCTTTCTGCATCAAGAGCCACTTCTCTTCTATAAAATCCAAGGACTTGGCTCTCCTTGACAAAGATACTACCTTCTGATGTTCTTTGGCTAATTCTGAGTTGGCCACATCCAAGGCATCACAAACTGCCTTAAGTTTATCTTTCAAGTCACTTTCTGTCTGCAAAGCTTGCTTCTTGAAGCAAAGTTGACACCTTGATGATTCCTCAAGCAATTCTTTGTATGTCTCAAGCTCTTTCTGCATCAATAATCGCTGCTCTTCAACAAGATCCAGGTACTCAACTCTCTTCAATAAAGATGCAACCTTTTGACGTTCCTCCTCACAATCTGTCATTGCTTTAGCCAGAGCAGTGTTCTTTGTCTCCAGCTGCCTCATCAAGAGAGAGACATCTTCGCCTCTTTCTTTGTCATGAAGCCTCACCTCAGTCTCATCATTCCCAATGTTCAGTTGAGCCTCAGTTATGCCTGATTTCAATACCAATAGCATTGTCGAAGCCTCCTCATTCTGCAACTCCAACTGCATTATCACAGAGTGGCAATTTTCCAATTCCATATCAAGCTCTTTTACTACTGTTTCTTTGCTCTGTAGTGCAGACCTGTGATTATCCAGCTCTCCAGTCAATTTCTCCAGTTGAGAGCTCCATTCAGCTTCTTTAGCTTTAAGATTTGCAGAGCAATTTCTGTGCATCTGCTCCAAACTCTTGAGCTTGTTTTGCATTTTTGCCAAAGAAGAATTTCCCACTTCCCGAATCCCAGCCTCCTGAAGCTCTTTGAGTGACACCAGCAACTCCTGGTTGTCTTGCTCTAGTTTTCCTGCTTTGTACTCAATTTCTTTGTAAAATGTCTCCTTGGTAACCAAAGAATGTCTCAGAGCTGCAATTTCCATGTCCCTTTGAGTGGCCAAGCATTCTAGTTGTGACCTTGCATCCTGACACTCGGTGAAAACATTCTCAAAGCGCGCTTTAAATTCAGAAACCTCAACTTCAAGATACTTTCTCCTGCTTTCTTCATGAGCTAAAGCTTCATTGCACATCCTGAACTGTTTTTCAAGATCTTCTGACATTCTAGTCTGAGAATCTAAGCGTGTCTGTAGTGAGcaaatttcatcaatcaatgtGGACCTCTCCATCTCCCACTCTTTCTTGCTTTCCCTGAACTGATATCGGAGCTTTTCATGTGCTTCTTCTAGATGGTTGAACTGCTCTTTCTTCCATTTTAGCTGATTTTCAACCTTCCTGCTCTCCTCCTCCAACTTGAGTAGCATAGAATCCCTTTCCCTCATCTCTATGGATGCTTTGGCATTTTTCTCTGCTGCCAAGCATTTCTTCTGCGAAGCAGATAGAAGCCCCTTATAACGTTCAATCTCTGCCATAAACACATGAATCTTTTGTTCTTGATCTATGTTCTTCTCATTTGACTCATCTAGTGCCAACACTAACCCCCTTTTCTCCTCCTCCCATTTTTTATACTTCTCACCGCAATCAACTTTAAGCTTATCATTTGCAGTGCTTAAACGTCTGATGATGGATTCTTTTTCATTCAAACTGCATTGCAAATCTTCACACATTCGCTTCACAGTGGAGATTTCCTCTTCCTTAGCATTTAATTCTTGGGCCTGTCTCTCAACTTTCGAACATGCTTCTTGGGTTCGGATAAGCTGTTCACCATGAGCTTTCTTCAAGTTGTCAGAAAATTCTGCTTTGCATCTCAAATCTGCTTTGAGCTTCTCAATCTCAGCTTTTGCTTCATCTAACTCTTCACAGATCCTGTCCATTTCTTCgcaaatttaaaagaaacaagaCACACCTGTTCACAAGCAAAAACCTTCTTCAGATAACAAATTGAAGTTGATTTAAGCGCAATTATGCCAATAGAGAACAGAGTACCACAGATAAATATATAGTGAAGATCACATTGCTGATATATCTAGAGGTTCAAAtccaacaaacaaaattaaattaattactttttgacAGGATAATAACTCCTATGATGCTATTGTTTTTCCAAGAGGGTATTGCATCTCATCTTCCAGGTCTAATTAAGAACATGTGAACAGTAAAAACCCACTATTAACAagttattaaaatcataaagacCACGAACCCTATTTCTTCCCCCTTTTGTATGCAATGACCCaaaatttgtaatttcattGTTTATAAAGAACTTAATTGCCAACGAGCAATGCCaatcttttgtttcttgattataagaaatcaaacaaaacccaaaataatCAAAGATATAGATAccatttttcataaattttccaCGGTTGTTTCTCCCAAGATAAAACAAAGACtaaagattattatttaaatataaaaaatcacagACCCCATTTCTTTTCACTTTGGTATTCAATAATCGACCAAAAATTGTATCTTATTGTCAAAATCATGGAaaacccggaaaaaaaaaacctttagatCGAATTTTCAACGAATTTCTCTCAAGATTACACAATGGCTTTCTTAAATTTCTAGTCTCGTAAGAACCCagcataaaaacaataaaagtaaaGTCCCCGACAAAATTAAGAGAGacccagaaagaaagaaacaaagggATAACTTAAAATGCGTTGTAACAaccaaaaaaccatgaaaacatGTGCAAACCAAAGATTTCACATATCAAGAAACTTCACTACTTAATGATTCTTTTAACACcggaaatagaaaaaataagagaaagccagaaaagaaagaagaaaaacatacctGGTTGTTATTATTATGGGTTTCTTCCCATAGATTTGTCCATGAAAAGAGTTTCTTGTGATTTTCTTGGTTTGTGAAGAGAGAGATcagataaaatgaaaacaacTAGAGAAAGTGCAAGAAATAGCCGTTGAGAGGGAAGAGAGGGGATTCTGTTTGAAATGGAATAAAACGGCGTCAAGGTTTTCTATTTAACGGCGTGACGAGTTTCTTTGAAAATTGGGCTGAGGTTGGACTGggcttttcatttgttttatgtgTGAGATAGATAATATGGCAATGCTtctgtaataatattttttaattaaaatatattttaaattgatattttttttatattaatatattcaaattataaaaaaatacttaaaaatattaatttgatatttttaaataaaaaataatttaaaaaacactttgaaatcTAGATTAaactgtaaaaacaaaaaaaaattgtatgaaaactatttttttgattgaaaaatattt is a window encoding:
- the LOC18095882 gene encoding uncharacterized protein At4g38062, which translates into the protein MDRICEELDEAKAEIEKLKADLRCKAEFSDNLKKAHGEQLIRTQEACSKVERQAQELNAKEEEISTVKRMCEDLQCSLNEKESIIRRLSTANDKLKVDCGEKYKKWEEEKRGLVLALDESNEKNIDQEQKIHVFMAEIERYKGLLSASQKKCLAAEKNAKASIEMRERDSMLLKLEEESRKVENQLKWKKEQFNHLEEAHEKLRYQFRESKKEWEMERSTLIDEICSLQTRLDSQTRMSEDLEKQFRMCNEALAHEESRRKYLEVEVSEFKARFENVFTECQDARSQLECLATQRDMEIAALRHSLVTKETFYKEIEYKAGKLEQDNQELLVSLKELQEAGIREVGNSSLAKMQNKLKSLEQMHRNCSANLKAKEAEWSSQLEKLTGELDNHRSALQSKETVVKELDMELENCHSVIMQLELQNEEASTMLLVLKSGITEAQLNIGNDETEVRLHDKERGEDVSLLMRQLETKNTALAKAMTDCEEERQKVASLLKRVEYLDLVEEQRLLMQKELETYKELLEESSRCQLCFKKQALQTESDLKDKLKAVCDALDVANSELAKEHQKVVSLSRRAKSLDFIEEKWLLMQKELEKCKEVLEESSRRQSCLEEQASQIENELKNKFREVCDKFDMASSELVEHREKVECLSRRAEHFDLVEEQQLLMQKELERYKEMVEESSRKQLLIEMKALDVETDLKEKLREVCDELETAKAELAKENKNAASLARRVQSLDLIEEQHLLMQKELKKYKEMLEKASRCQHSLEKQAFQKENDLKEKLREVSDELHRLKSDFAAKICEGHAVEFELWIWKSIAHRLKDDLEESQLLRKDIEASLLSQAEVEHTIKQEKDGLAQMLQVRDGKIDNLQQQIEFFGKELKTRESAATSAMETVMSFESEREGFLQTMKEKDKLIDDLQKEVGWLEQESLRRELEGAMLTQIEAERKFDHEKEQIIQLVEEKDQRIDDLLQLVKSMEQKFNGSLTSFSLELAEKQAEIHLLHEAWEKIASAEILAQLEIEEKKMMIIELEDDIFSIRKELELQQKSLSGSKKKALEIEAELEANQLEMKKLKSLMETQLRTSEASVDDLKNGNRSLAGNVMKLSSERDNLFGLLTELVERINQFSDEDMQLMGTLGTLESMMQSFDNSGSGPILKCDSELFKSVKENVNTCPSPTTKRFQSVIEDRSPFRELN